The following proteins come from a genomic window of Halomarina ordinaria:
- a CDS encoding radical SAM protein: protein MISRGCEQCAMGGKMVLFVYGYCDQRDCFYCPLGENRKNVTDVYANERLVESDADVVEEAKRMDALGTSITGGEPQEAMEKTCRYLSLLKDEFGEDHHTHLYTGITGGRENMRRLSEAGLDEIRFHPPYELWGEMHGTEWEDILYVAREEGLTPAFEIPGIRGEREFLDFLDEGAADFCNVNEFEMSDGNYRRMQEQGFELREGHMSAVEGSHDVLEEMGDHPKVYFCTSVFKDAAQHRNRLKRMAKNVGREFDEVTDDGTLVYGKTWLTETQLQALGVPEEFYVVKDSHVELAWWLLEEMVEEGDAEQGEIVEQYPTYDGTVVERTPLA from the coding sequence ATGATCTCCAGGGGCTGTGAGCAGTGCGCGATGGGCGGCAAGATGGTGCTGTTCGTCTACGGCTACTGCGACCAGCGTGACTGCTTCTACTGCCCCCTCGGCGAGAACCGCAAGAACGTCACCGACGTCTACGCCAACGAGCGCCTCGTCGAGTCCGACGCGGACGTCGTAGAGGAGGCGAAACGCATGGACGCCCTCGGCACCTCCATCACCGGCGGCGAACCCCAGGAGGCGATGGAGAAGACCTGTCGGTACCTCTCGCTGCTCAAAGACGAGTTCGGCGAGGACCACCACACCCACCTCTACACGGGCATCACCGGCGGCCGGGAGAACATGCGCCGCCTCTCGGAGGCGGGCCTCGACGAGATTCGCTTCCACCCCCCCTACGAACTGTGGGGCGAGATGCACGGGACCGAGTGGGAGGACATCCTCTACGTCGCCCGCGAGGAGGGGCTGACGCCCGCCTTCGAGATTCCCGGCATCCGCGGCGAGCGGGAGTTCCTCGACTTCCTCGACGAGGGGGCCGCCGACTTCTGCAACGTCAACGAGTTCGAGATGAGCGACGGGAACTACCGCCGGATGCAGGAACAGGGCTTCGAACTCCGCGAGGGCCACATGAGCGCCGTCGAGGGGAGCCACGACGTCTTAGAGGAGATGGGCGACCACCCGAAGGTGTACTTCTGTACGAGCGTCTTCAAGGACGCCGCCCAGCACCGCAATCGCCTGAAGCGCATGGCGAAGAACGTCGGCCGCGAGTTCGACGAGGTGACCGACGACGGGACGCTCGTCTACGGCAAGACGTGGCTCACCGAGACTCAACTACAGGCCCTCGGCGTTCCCGAGGAGTTCTACGTCGTGAAGGACAGCCACGTCGAACTGGCGTGGTGGCTCCTGGAGGAGATGGTCGAGGAGGGC
- a CDS encoding YbhB/YbcL family Raf kinase inhibitor-like protein: MDRRGFLVGAAALSGVLAGCTSSSETTGPGENASDGGEGVPPDISFEVAALREDKTLPARHTCDGTDISPELIMTSIAPAVDSLAVVFLDTSVRPEPFVHWTLWDLPATISTIPAGVATRERVEFETDAGGVEETVTVSQGVNSSGSVGYVGPCPPEGDGRHVYGMRLYGLPEAPDVDPGAEWSALEPALEESSLGRTVVTVWKENEGPST; the protein is encoded by the coding sequence ATGGATAGACGGGGCTTTCTCGTCGGTGCCGCCGCGCTGTCAGGAGTGCTCGCCGGCTGTACGAGCAGTTCCGAGACCACCGGACCGGGGGAGAACGCGTCCGACGGGGGGGAGGGCGTCCCCCCGGACATCTCCTTCGAGGTGGCGGCGCTGCGCGAGGACAAGACCCTCCCGGCGCGCCACACCTGTGACGGGACCGACATCTCGCCCGAACTCATCATGACCTCTATCGCGCCGGCCGTCGACTCGCTCGCGGTCGTCTTCCTCGACACCTCCGTCCGACCCGAACCGTTCGTCCACTGGACGCTGTGGGACCTCCCGGCGACCATCTCGACGATACCGGCGGGTGTCGCGACCCGCGAGCGCGTGGAGTTCGAGACGGACGCCGGCGGCGTCGAGGAGACGGTCACCGTCTCGCAGGGGGTCAACAGTTCGGGGAGCGTCGGCTACGTCGGCCCCTGCCCCCCGGAAGGCGACGGGCGGCACGTCTACGGGATGCGCCTCTACGGACTCCCGGAGGCGCCGGACGTCGACCCGGGGGCGGAGTGGTCGGCGCTCGAACCCGCGCTGGAGGAGTCGTCGCTCGGACGGACGGTCGTCACGGTCTGGAAGGAGAACGAGGGGCCGTCGACGTAA
- a CDS encoding DUF6517 family protein: MTMSRRRFVAGATGTTALAALAGCLGVITGSEALTFDARPATLPESAREGTGYEEDDVSRMTVTREVSAAGQTREVEANNVLAQYDKGVDLPMIGRLRAAVFTVLSTPKVDVLGRTFNPVADMSTDELVEMVQRRYENVQNVERVDSRTVSLLGEETNAVRYRADATLAEESATAEVHLTVTEAVGAGEDFVLCFAGSPTFLDEQETVTTFIEATEHEP, encoded by the coding sequence ATGACGATGTCACGTCGTCGCTTCGTGGCTGGGGCGACGGGAACCACAGCGCTGGCTGCGCTCGCGGGCTGTCTCGGCGTCATCACCGGCAGCGAGGCACTCACCTTCGACGCGCGCCCCGCGACCCTCCCGGAGTCGGCGCGCGAGGGGACGGGCTACGAGGAGGACGACGTCTCCCGGATGACCGTCACCCGCGAGGTCTCTGCCGCCGGACAGACCCGGGAGGTGGAGGCGAACAACGTCCTCGCGCAGTACGACAAGGGCGTCGACCTCCCGATGATCGGGCGCCTGCGCGCGGCCGTCTTCACCGTCCTCAGCACCCCCAAGGTCGACGTCCTCGGCCGGACGTTCAACCCGGTCGCGGACATGTCGACGGACGAACTCGTTGAGATGGTCCAGCGACGCTACGAGAACGTCCAGAACGTCGAGCGCGTCGACTCGCGCACCGTGTCCCTGCTCGGCGAGGAGACGAACGCCGTCCGCTACCGGGCCGACGCGACGCTCGCGGAGGAGTCGGCCACCGCCGAGGTCCACCTCACCGTCACCGAGGCGGTGGGCGCGGGCGAGGACTTCGTGCTCTGTTTCGCCGGCTCCCCCACGTTCCTCGACGAGCAGGAGACGGTGACGACGTTCATCGAGGCGACCGAGCACGAACCGTAA
- a CDS encoding DUF373 family protein encodes MLLVLCVDLDDDLGRKTGFETPVVGREAVEEAAVALATADPEDSDVNVLFEGVHLYDAIDDVACEVAVVTGTNGNDVAANRKVGEEVDTVLARLSTGEDVRALVVTDGAQDESVIPVIRSRVPIDGVRRVVVRQAQDLESMYYTIKQVLNDPETRGTILVPLGVLLLIYPLIELADRLALPGATFGVISGLFGLYLLFRGLGVERSIDRTVERARTGLYTGRVTLITYVVAAALIAIGGAGGVEELTRVGQSVPVEGTLGIPNAVAAVVHGAVHWFAAAGVVASLGRITDEYLHGGFEWRYCNAPFYVLAIAAVLHGVSAYLLGVEGASYLAAALTVGTLLGVVSTLAFAIAESRFPRDREDAPV; translated from the coding sequence ATGCTGCTGGTGTTGTGCGTCGACCTCGACGACGACCTCGGGCGAAAGACCGGCTTCGAGACGCCGGTCGTCGGCCGCGAGGCGGTCGAGGAGGCGGCCGTCGCGCTCGCGACCGCAGACCCCGAAGACAGCGACGTGAACGTCCTCTTCGAGGGGGTCCACCTCTACGACGCCATCGACGACGTGGCGTGCGAGGTGGCGGTCGTCACCGGGACCAACGGGAACGACGTCGCCGCCAACCGGAAGGTCGGCGAGGAGGTCGACACGGTCCTCGCGCGCCTCTCGACCGGCGAGGACGTCCGCGCGCTGGTCGTGACCGACGGCGCGCAGGACGAGTCGGTCATCCCCGTCATCCGCTCGCGGGTCCCCATCGACGGCGTCCGCCGCGTCGTCGTCCGCCAGGCCCAGGACCTCGAGTCGATGTACTACACCATCAAGCAGGTGCTGAACGACCCGGAGACCCGCGGTACCATCCTCGTCCCGCTCGGCGTCCTCCTGCTCATCTACCCGCTCATCGAACTCGCCGACCGCCTCGCGCTCCCGGGGGCGACCTTCGGCGTCATCAGCGGGCTGTTCGGCCTCTACCTGCTGTTTCGGGGCCTCGGCGTCGAGCGCTCCATCGACCGGACGGTCGAGCGCGCGCGCACCGGCCTCTACACCGGCCGGGTCACGCTCATCACCTACGTCGTCGCGGCGGCGCTCATCGCCATCGGCGGAGCGGGCGGCGTCGAGGAACTCACGCGCGTCGGGCAGTCCGTCCCCGTCGAGGGGACGCTCGGCATCCCGAACGCCGTCGCCGCCGTCGTCCACGGCGCGGTCCACTGGTTCGCCGCGGCGGGCGTCGTCGCCAGCCTCGGGCGCATCACCGACGAGTACCTCCACGGCGGCTTCGAGTGGCGCTACTGCAACGCGCCGTTCTACGTCCTCGCCATCGCGGCCGTCCTCCACGGCGTGAGCGCCTACTTACTCGGCGTCGAGGGGGCGTCGTACCTCGCGGCCGCGCTCACCGTCGGCACGCTCCTCGGCGTGGTGAGCACGCTCGCGTTCGCCATCGCGGAGTCGCGCTTCCCCCGCGACCGGGAGGACGCGCCGGTCTGA
- a CDS encoding branched-chain amino acid transaminase — translation MAFADMDVDTIWMDGEFVDWEDAQIHVLSHALHYGTGVFEGVRCYDTERGPAIFRWEEHLDRLFDSGKPYGLEIDHSREELTEATLELIRRQDLDSCYIRPLAFYGYNSLGVSPGDCPTRTMIACWPWGAYLGDEALEEGVDVMVSSWRKHASSQIPTNAKATGPYINSLLAGEEARSNGYVEAIVLNKEGNVAEGPGENIFVVNDGVIYTPGLAESILDGITRKTVIELARERGYAVHDEATISRGELYTADELFFTGTAAEVTPIRTVDDNVIGEGTRGPVTEDLQSAFFDLVERRTDDHDDWFRYVDE, via the coding sequence ATGGCATTCGCCGACATGGACGTCGACACCATCTGGATGGATGGTGAGTTCGTCGACTGGGAGGACGCGCAGATTCACGTCTTGAGTCACGCCCTCCACTACGGGACGGGCGTCTTCGAGGGGGTGCGCTGTTACGACACCGAGCGCGGGCCGGCCATCTTCCGCTGGGAGGAACACCTCGACCGCCTGTTCGACTCGGGCAAGCCCTACGGCCTCGAGATCGACCACTCGCGCGAGGAACTGACCGAGGCGACGCTCGAACTCATCCGCCGACAGGACCTCGACTCGTGTTACATCCGCCCGCTGGCGTTCTACGGCTACAACAGCCTCGGCGTCTCGCCGGGCGACTGCCCGACGCGGACGATGATCGCCTGCTGGCCGTGGGGGGCGTACCTCGGCGACGAGGCGCTCGAGGAGGGCGTCGACGTGATGGTCTCCTCGTGGCGCAAGCACGCCTCCAGCCAGATTCCCACGAACGCGAAGGCGACGGGCCCGTACATCAACAGCCTGCTGGCGGGCGAGGAGGCCCGCTCGAACGGCTACGTCGAGGCCATCGTCCTCAACAAGGAGGGGAACGTCGCGGAGGGGCCCGGCGAGAACATCTTCGTGGTGAACGACGGCGTCATCTACACGCCCGGCCTCGCCGAGTCCATCCTCGACGGCATCACCCGCAAGACGGTCATCGAACTCGCCCGCGAGCGCGGCTACGCTGTCCACGACGAGGCGACCATCAGCCGCGGGGAACTGTACACCGCCGACGAACTGTTCTTCACCGGGACGGCCGCCGAAGTCACGCCCATCCGGACCGTCGACGACAACGTCATCGGCGAGGGGACGCGCGGCCCCGTCACCGAGGACCTCCAGTCGGCGTTCTTCGACCTCGTCGAGCGACGCACCGACGACCACGACGACTGGTTCCGCTACGTCGACGAGTAG
- the ribB gene encoding 3,4-dihydroxy-2-butanone-4-phosphate synthase, giving the protein MQRADAVDDVVAAFRRGDPVLVHDAADREGETDLVYPAEAVTPAALARLRNDAGGLVCVALSDAVCRAFDLPFIQDVLDHPASDDHDLRYDERSSFSLTVNHRETFTGITDEDRARTIVELGRAAADPTSVAFAEEFRAPGHVHLLRAAPDLLVDREGHTELGIALAAEAGRAPAVVVCEMLDDETGAALPPADARAYAARHGLQYVEGAALLDRLA; this is encoded by the coding sequence ATGCAGCGCGCCGACGCCGTCGACGACGTGGTGGCCGCGTTCCGGCGCGGCGACCCCGTCCTCGTCCACGACGCGGCGGACCGCGAGGGCGAGACGGACCTCGTCTACCCGGCCGAGGCGGTGACGCCGGCGGCCCTCGCCCGGCTGCGCAACGACGCCGGGGGGCTGGTCTGCGTCGCGCTCTCGGACGCGGTCTGTCGCGCCTTCGACCTCCCGTTCATCCAGGACGTCCTCGACCACCCCGCGAGCGACGACCACGACCTGCGCTACGACGAGCGCTCGTCGTTCTCGCTGACGGTGAACCACCGCGAGACGTTCACCGGCATCACCGACGAGGACCGCGCGCGCACCATCGTCGAACTCGGCCGGGCGGCCGCCGACCCCACGTCGGTCGCGTTCGCCGAGGAGTTCCGCGCGCCCGGCCACGTCCACCTCCTCCGGGCCGCGCCCGACCTGCTCGTCGACCGCGAGGGGCACACCGAACTCGGCATCGCGCTCGCCGCCGAGGCCGGTCGAGCGCCGGCGGTCGTGGTCTGCGAGATGCTCGACGACGAGACGGGCGCCGCCCTCCCGCCCGCCGACGCCCGTGCGTACGCCGCCCGTCACGGCCTGCAGTACGTCGAGGGCGCGGCGCTGCTCGACCGACTCGCGTAG
- a CDS encoding DUF120 domain-containing protein, whose product MAEPSLAVGADARETLKVLALRGALDDRARVTCAGLAERLDVSTQTASRRLQTLEDAGLVERELFADGQFVAATDAGRRTLEREYADYRRLFEADRSLTLAGTVTSGMGEGRHYISLSGYKRQFEEKLGYEPFPGTLNVELDEASTRSRAAMDALDPVRIEGWEDDERTYGPAFCWPVVVERDGTRYGPAHAIAPERTHHDADQLELIAPDRLRDELGVDDGERVTVHVEGEGEGEGGA is encoded by the coding sequence ATGGCAGAACCATCGCTCGCGGTCGGGGCGGACGCCCGCGAGACGCTGAAGGTCCTCGCGCTCCGGGGCGCGCTCGACGACCGCGCGCGCGTCACCTGCGCGGGGCTCGCCGAGCGCCTCGACGTGTCCACGCAGACGGCCTCCCGGCGCCTCCAGACCCTCGAGGACGCCGGTCTCGTCGAGCGCGAACTGTTCGCCGACGGACAGTTCGTCGCCGCCACCGACGCGGGGCGCCGGACGCTCGAACGCGAGTACGCCGACTACCGCCGCCTGTTCGAGGCCGACCGCTCGCTCACCCTCGCCGGGACGGTGACCAGCGGGATGGGCGAGGGGCGTCACTACATCTCGCTCTCGGGGTACAAGCGACAGTTCGAGGAGAAACTCGGCTACGAGCCGTTCCCGGGGACGCTCAACGTCGAACTCGACGAGGCGTCGACGCGCTCGCGGGCGGCGATGGACGCGCTCGACCCGGTCCGCATCGAGGGGTGGGAGGACGACGAGCGCACCTACGGCCCGGCGTTCTGCTGGCCCGTGGTCGTCGAGCGCGACGGGACGCGCTACGGCCCCGCCCACGCCATCGCCCCCGAGCGGACCCACCACGACGCCGACCAGCTCGAACTCATCGCGCCGGACCGCCTGCGCGACGAACTCGGCGTCGACGACGGCGAGCGCGTGACCGTCCACGTCGAGGGCGAGGGCGAGGGCGAGGGAGGTGCCTGA
- the argS gene encoding arginine--tRNA ligase, translated as MFLPFRDEVRAVLTDALDAQGYEPSDLGIEEPPTDVDAVLASSVAFRLASEAGAPPPRVAAELVEAIDTADTEYVGNVVAQGPYVNFLPSEAYFADTLAAAQDEAFGDLPDRGESVVVEHTSANPTGPVHVGRARNPIVGDAVANVLDLAGYDVERHYYVNDAGRQVAVFTWAYETFDEGDLPPPERDRVEYDLVRYYRKGNAFLDAADPDEVEAAEAEIQAILQGLEEGDEATYERVSAVVDDVLAGMRECLARLPAAFDEFVKETRFMFDGATQDVADRLRDTEYAYLEEGAWQLDLSPWGFEKDLVFLRSDGTSLYTTRDLAHHEWKFENYDRAVTVLGEDHRLQAEQLDRALQVLGNDTDALSQVFFGWVNLPGGESMSTRQGTGVDLDDLLDEAIARARDEVESRLDTRIRDDDLTEADVERIAHQVGIGAVRYDIISKQPQKGITFEWDRALDFEAQSAPYVQYVHARACGIVEEARAAGVDPALDAAHLVTEEERDLLRVVARFPGAVDRAASDLEPHRIATYTREFAETFNAFYRECSVLNADSEAVAAARLALVVAARNTVARALGTLGVAAPTSM; from the coding sequence ATGTTCCTTCCCTTCCGTGACGAGGTCCGGGCCGTCCTGACCGACGCGCTCGACGCGCAGGGGTACGAGCCGTCGGACCTCGGTATCGAGGAACCACCGACGGACGTCGACGCCGTCCTGGCGTCGAGCGTCGCCTTCCGCCTCGCGAGCGAGGCCGGCGCCCCCCCACCGCGGGTGGCCGCCGAACTGGTCGAAGCCATCGACACCGCCGACACCGAGTACGTCGGGAACGTCGTCGCCCAGGGGCCGTACGTCAACTTCCTTCCGAGCGAGGCGTACTTCGCCGACACGCTCGCCGCCGCGCAGGACGAGGCGTTCGGCGACCTCCCCGACCGCGGCGAGTCGGTCGTCGTCGAACACACCTCCGCGAACCCGACCGGCCCCGTCCACGTCGGCCGGGCGCGCAACCCCATCGTCGGCGACGCCGTCGCCAACGTCCTCGACCTCGCCGGCTACGACGTCGAGCGCCACTACTACGTCAACGACGCCGGCCGGCAGGTGGCGGTGTTCACCTGGGCCTACGAGACGTTCGACGAGGGCGACCTCCCGCCGCCCGAGCGCGACCGCGTCGAGTACGACCTCGTGCGCTACTATCGCAAGGGCAACGCGTTCCTCGACGCGGCCGACCCCGATGAGGTCGAGGCCGCGGAGGCGGAGATACAGGCCATCCTGCAGGGGCTGGAGGAGGGCGACGAGGCGACCTACGAGCGCGTCTCGGCCGTCGTCGACGACGTGCTCGCCGGGATGCGCGAGTGTCTGGCGCGCCTGCCCGCGGCGTTCGACGAGTTCGTCAAGGAGACGCGCTTCATGTTCGACGGGGCGACCCAGGACGTCGCCGACCGCCTCCGAGACACCGAGTACGCCTACCTGGAGGAGGGGGCCTGGCAACTCGACCTCTCGCCGTGGGGCTTCGAGAAGGACCTCGTCTTCCTGCGGTCCGACGGGACCTCCCTCTACACGACCCGCGACCTCGCGCACCACGAGTGGAAGTTCGAGAACTACGACCGCGCGGTCACCGTCCTCGGCGAGGACCACCGTCTGCAGGCCGAACAGCTCGACCGGGCGCTCCAGGTCCTCGGCAACGACACCGATGCGCTCTCACAGGTGTTCTTCGGCTGGGTGAACCTCCCCGGCGGCGAGAGCATGTCCACCCGGCAGGGGACCGGCGTCGACCTCGACGACCTGCTCGACGAGGCCATCGCCCGCGCCCGCGACGAGGTCGAGTCCCGCCTCGACACCCGCATCCGCGACGACGACCTCACCGAGGCGGACGTCGAGCGCATCGCCCACCAGGTCGGCATCGGCGCCGTCCGCTACGACATCATCTCCAAACAGCCCCAGAAGGGCATCACCTTCGAGTGGGACCGGGCGCTCGACTTCGAGGCGCAGTCGGCACCCTACGTCCAGTACGTCCACGCCCGCGCCTGCGGCATCGTCGAGGAGGCGCGCGCGGCGGGCGTCGACCCGGCGCTCGACGCCGCCCACCTCGTCACCGAGGAGGAGCGCGACCTCCTGCGCGTCGTCGCGCGCTTCCCGGGGGCGGTCGACCGCGCCGCGTCGGACCTCGAACCCCACCGCATCGCGACCTACACCCGCGAGTTCGCCGAGACGTTCAACGCCTTCTACCGCGAGTGCTCGGTGCTCAACGCGGACAGCGAGGCGGTGGCGGCGGCCCGTCTCGCGCTCGTCGTCGCGGCCCGGAACACCGTCGCTCGCGCCCTCGGCACCCTGGGCGTCGCGGCGCCCACCTCAATGTAG
- the prf1 gene encoding peptide chain release factor aRF-1: MSQQQEESHSDRRKYEFKKVIEDLREYKGSGTQLVSIYVPEDRQISDVVAHVTQEHSEASNIKSKQTRTAVQDALTSIKDRLRYYKTPPEKGMVLFSGAINTGGGQTDMVTKVLEEPPEPIQSFVYHCDSEFLTEPLEEMLGEKGLYGLVVLDRREANVGWLKGKRIEPVKSASSLVPGKQRKGGQSAQRFHRLRLEAIDNFYQEVAGMADDLFVPDRHEMDGILVGGPSPTKDEFLDGEYLHHELQDLVLGKFDVSYTDESGLSDLVDAAQEVLAETEVMKDKREMDEFFKQLHDGDLATYGFEPTRRNLVMGSVDRLLISEDVRRDVVTYTCPNGHEEREVLDRRKNTPDHSCEECGEAVPAEEGEREDLIEHLMDIADQRGTETKFISTDFEKGEQLYTAFGGVAGILRYETGI, translated from the coding sequence ATGAGCCAGCAGCAGGAGGAGTCGCACTCCGACCGCCGAAAGTACGAGTTCAAGAAGGTCATCGAGGACCTTCGGGAGTACAAGGGGTCAGGAACGCAACTCGTCTCCATCTACGTCCCGGAGGACCGCCAGATATCGGACGTGGTGGCCCACGTCACGCAGGAACACAGCGAGGCGTCGAACATCAAGTCGAAGCAGACGCGCACCGCGGTCCAGGACGCGCTCACCAGCATCAAGGACCGCCTGCGCTACTACAAGACGCCGCCCGAGAAGGGGATGGTGCTGTTCTCGGGGGCCATCAACACCGGCGGCGGCCAGACCGACATGGTGACGAAGGTCCTCGAAGAGCCGCCGGAACCCATCCAGTCGTTCGTCTACCACTGCGACTCGGAGTTCCTCACCGAGCCGCTGGAGGAGATGCTCGGCGAGAAGGGGCTCTACGGGCTCGTCGTCCTCGACCGCCGCGAGGCGAACGTCGGCTGGCTGAAGGGCAAGCGCATCGAGCCGGTGAAGTCGGCGTCCTCGCTCGTCCCCGGCAAGCAGCGGAAAGGTGGCCAGTCAGCACAGCGGTTCCACCGCCTGCGCCTCGAGGCCATCGACAACTTCTACCAGGAGGTCGCCGGGATGGCCGACGACCTGTTCGTCCCCGACCGCCACGAGATGGACGGCATCCTCGTGGGCGGGCCCTCGCCGACGAAGGACGAGTTCCTCGACGGCGAGTACCTCCACCACGAACTGCAGGACCTCGTCCTCGGCAAGTTCGACGTCTCCTACACCGACGAGTCGGGTCTCTCGGACCTCGTCGACGCGGCACAGGAGGTCCTCGCCGAGACGGAGGTGATGAAGGACAAGCGGGAGATGGACGAGTTCTTCAAACAGCTCCACGACGGCGACCTCGCCACCTACGGCTTCGAGCCCACCCGGCGGAACCTCGTCATGGGGTCGGTCGACCGCCTGCTCATCAGCGAGGACGTCCGCCGCGACGTCGTCACCTACACCTGTCCGAACGGCCACGAGGAGCGCGAGGTCCTCGACCGCCGGAAGAACACCCCCGACCACAGCTGCGAGGAGTGCGGCGAGGCCGTCCCGGCCGAGGAGGGCGAGCGCGAGGACCTCATCGAACACCTGATGGACATCGCCGACCAGCGCGGCACGGAGACGAAGTTCATCTCCACGGACTTCGAGAAGGGCGAACAGCTCTACACCGCCTTCGGCGGCGTCGCCGGCATCCTGCGCTACGAGACCGGCATCTAA